Below is a window of Sceloporus undulatus isolate JIND9_A2432 ecotype Alabama chromosome 9, SceUnd_v1.1, whole genome shotgun sequence DNA.
agagtgctttaactgccctggctcaatgctagggaattctgggaactagttttgtgagacatttaaccttctctgtcagagagaactctggtgtgacaataaactacaattcccaggactccttagcactgagccaaggcagttaaagaggtctcaaagtgAATGATttctgctgcagtgtgttttattaAGCTGCAAGTGGGCAACTGTGGCGGGGGCCAGTGTTTGCCCCCACAGCAGGCTGCACTGCATCATTTTCAGCCAAAAATAGCACCCAGAATTGACTTGCAATTGTGATCTCCAGATTCCCTGGAGTTATTTTAGGTTTTGGCAAGTGGGTGTGCATTTGAGAATATCCAGCACTCACAGCACCAGTGAGAGAGTTTTGGGGATTTTTGCCCCTGTGCATTTTTTGGGAGCATAGAGGGTTTGGAGATTTCAGGAGGGGAAATCAGAGGCCCCAAGAAAGAGGCTGGGGCCCTCTGCAGCCTATACTTTCCCCACCACTGTAATGGATGCTCCCAAGTGTCAGTTTGGAGAGAGATTTTTTTCCCTCCGCGGACTGAGCCTCCCACACCGTTTTGGATGTAGACAACCTGTCGCTTTTCAAAAGAGCTGAAAGAGATTTGACAGAGCCAATGCTTCCTCTCTTCCACCCCAAGCTTCCTCCAGTAGAACAGGCTTTTAGCACAATTCAAAAACTGGTTTATCAGAAGAATAAGAGGACGAACATACAGATCTATAAAGAGAAAACCTGCTTCCAAACTGCCTTCAGTTcctcgggtgtgtgtgtgtggggggggggacttatcACTTGTCCTTAGGCTTAAGTAGACTTCTTTTCTGTCCAATGCCCTTCCCCCAAATACAAGCATCCCGTACAATCTCAGTTCCCAAAAGATCTTATGGCAATGGGGACAGCTGCTTCCCAATCACCTGGGAACAACAGGCACTGATCCTCTCCTGCTTCTCACATACGCTTCAAGGTTATTATCCCCTTTTCTTAGGGAATGGCTGGCTGTGATATTCACCCACTCCATTGCCATGTGGTCCTTCCATGTGCCACCCATCAGTTGGAGAGATGTCACTTACGCTCtatctcttaattttttttcaaggTAACACTTTGGGACAAATTCTCCATGCCTACTCATGTGTGGGCCACGGCTTTCTCTCCCCATTCCCTACAAAGGAAAGAATCTCGTTCTCTTCTCTGTTTGCTATACCCAGGCTCAGGTCCAGGAATGCTTCTGAATATCCCCCAGTCAAGTGAAGGCAGGCACTAAACACATCCACTCAACATGGCCATTGTTTGGATTAAAATATCCCATCCATCTTCCCTGTTCCTATTTCCTCCATTAGGTTTTGGGCAGGCACATAACCACTCacctaaaataatttttaaaacaactaaGCCTAAGCACACCTACTTTGAGGCACCtttcattgaaattaatggggacTGAAATCCTGTTTGGGGGATTAGACTTCTGGATCATAAGTCCAAACAGTTTTTGAATTAGCATCCCTCTCAAATGCACACTTCTTATGCATATCTTCCCCTATTCTGTAATGAATGGTAATTGAGACAGCACTGGAAGCATCCTACCCAACTGGGACAATCTCAGTCTATGTTCAGAAGAGCTGTCTTTCAATCACTGTGGAGCTCAGGAAGCCTACATTTCCCACCATTGGTCTCTATAAATGAGGGTGAAGATCTCATGTGCAGCATTTCTAGAAGGGTCTTAGGATTTGGGGAGAAATGCCCCCTCAAACCTCTTTCACATATCTTTTAAGTCACTATTTTGAAAATCACATCACATTTGGGAGGAAAGCAGAGCCTGACATTTCCTATCCTCTCAAGCAACATTGGGCAGAAGAAGGAAGGTTTTCATCTAGAGGTGGGCCAGTGTGGCGGCTAGGGATGCCTGGATCATGCATCCCTCACAATTCAAGATTTGAACCATGCTACATGAATCTGCTAGATCCATCCTAACTGCAGGAAGAGGCAGTAAGATGATTGGCATTTGAGATGCATTTCATGTCACAAAACTTCAGCCACATTCGCTCTTTCTTCCAGAATGGCTTTGGGCAGCAATGTCCAACTGTATTTCTTTTACggccaagaaaagcctgtaatAAGGTCAccctggggttgccataaatcggaaatgactgaaggcacacacaacaaaaatgacCACCCTCTTTCTTAAGGGGAAGAGAACAAATCCAATATGCATCCCCATCCTTTTCATTGCTGGACAGAGACCTTTAACaggccctctccccccccccccaccataaaGATGTGAATAGCAACCAttcagactgcagaattaatgcagtttgacaccacttttgaggTGTGGATGGCTAGGAATAGTGAAGGGTAGATGTGATTAGTATGAAGAGGTGATGTAGGATAGGACATGTCTGTGTAATGTGTAATAGGTGAATGTACAGAAGGATGaacataatacatttaaaaaagggAGAAGTCCAAAGATTGAAGGAATAAGAATAAGACCTGGatgaacaatggacgcaagctgcAAGGAAAGAGATTGCCCCTCAACCTCAGGAGGACCTTCCTGGCAGCAAGAGCAGTTTGACTGACAGTGGGACTCTCTCCCTTGGAAGGTGGcaaggtctccttctttggatggagGGCCATCTGCAGGgtgggactggatcagggcccttcttgggtctccTCCAaagctatgattctattactgtTTTCCCTACTGACTGAGATTGCATAAGCTCCGTGAATGAGTCTGTTGTAGCCACAGCCAAAGGGGGCTGGCCCAGATGGGGGTCTCTCTTCCAACTTCTAAaccttgccaagacaaccctgggTCAGAATGGCACTAGGCTTCTGGGCGGCTGcaatctgaatccctgctcagccatgggaacccacttgctcaagccacactctctcagcctcaggggaagccctCTGGGAGAGACCTCGGGGGGGGGGCAGTCAGTCCGGgcccttcctgccatgcaggaactccctgcCAAAGGAGTCACCCCTCTGGCaaaccaccaccactaccccccCCTTGACCAAAGCtagccaagaaaagcccagggGAGGGCCCCCAGGAATCCGAGTGAAGGGGAGGCCAAGGGAGGCCCCTCTTCGCCCCGAGCGAAGGGGGGACGGAGGGAAGCGCCTCTCTCCTGGGCGCCGAAGGCAGCCAGGTCCCCTCGGCCACCATTTCCCCgcaagatggcggcggcggcggcggaagGAGGAGGAATCCTCCGAGGAAGACCCCGAAGGAGGCCCTCCTCCGAAGCCTCGGCCGCAGAGGCCTTGATGGAAGACAGACATAGATCCCTATCCCTCTCTAGCCTTCCTGACCTGGAGCTCTGCCCTCTCCGCCTCCCAGCGGCTCTTCTCGGCCTCGAAGCGGGCCCACTCGTGCTGGATGAAGTGCAGGATGCCCGGGAGGCTCAGCTCGGCCCGGTTCGAGGAGGacgcggaggaggaggacgaggccgaCTGAAGCGACGGAGGAGCCGGAGGCTGAGGCGGCTGGTCTCCCCCCGCGGAGGAGGCCAACAAGgcggcctgctgctgctgctgctgggcccGGAGTCCCGCCGCTCTCTCGGCCTCcatggcggcggcggaggcggcggcggaggcggcgttggccggcggcggcggaggcggaggcggtggcgactgctgctgctgccgcggCTGCTGCCACATAGTGAGCCTCAGGCGCCTCTGAGAGGGAAAGGGACCGAGCCACTCTGGCCGAGAGAGAGCGCAGCGGCAGCCCACTTCCTGCCAAATAAGGAGCCGCGCCGGAAGTGAGGCCTAGCTCCCTCAGCCGCCACGGagactactactactgctgctgctgctgctgctgctgctgctgctgctgctgctgctgccgctacCTGGGGGAGGAGATGAGGCGTTGCCATAGCAACCGGAGGTGAGGGCCTAGTTactcccccctttcctctctcgTTGGAACGGTCCCATTTGGTTCTTTCTTGGGGGAGACGAGGAGGGAGGTACCATTGtagcggcggaggaggaggaggcagtctggcaccgctttaactcgttGTCTCGCTCAAAACACCATGGTGTTTTTTAACCTGAggggacgcctctctaggaatctgtaggtcctccagcgcaactctgtggtcaacgtccgacagactctgaccatagaattgcatgtcaggagctacaaaggcctagcggaatgtcctctctaggaatctctaggtcctccagggcaactctatggtcaacatcagccacacattgaccatagagttgcgctggaggagctacaaaggcctagcagaatgtcctctctaggaatctctaagtccttcagtacgacttttggttcaagttgaccatagagttgtgctggaggacctagatgttcctagagaggacacattAACCAAATCCTTGAacaatcaaagccgcaaatatgaagAGATGAGTGCATATAAGACATTAGAGAATAAAAGCTAGGAGgcttaatataaatgtaaactcatgcttcttaggcctgctcaaaatggaggatgttttggaatcccctcctcctggacagaaggttgagatggaggacgtgtccatggaaaaggaggacagctggtcGCCTTGCGCAGGATGGAGCTACGACTCTTAAAACGGTAAATACATTGCTGTTGTCCGGCAACCCTTTCGTGgtgttgttcttggcaagatttgttcagaggaggcttgccattggccttccccgaggctgagagagtgtgactttcctaaggtcactcagtgggtttcatgcctgagctgggaatcgaatcctggtctccagagccgtagtccaacgctcaaaccactaggccaggcTGTCTGGCTTTCCAGCTTTGTACAGTATGGTACAATAGCGTCCAAacctatacactcatccctccatatttgcagctttgatatctgtggatttgattattcacaggtttgattgatatgttctctctatgaatctctaggccctccaggtTGCCATGGCtgtcctcagaggctgagagagtgtgacttgctgaggATAGCCGGGCAGATTGATTTGCCCCAATAAAACGGGGACAACAGACATATATTATCTCTTCCGATAGGATTATGGTATGCATGCCTAAACCTGCCTAGAGGGTGGCTGGAAGCAGGAGTTGCTATGGCAACAAGGGGGTAGGAGGTGGAGGAGCCAGGGAGGAGGAGTTGCTATAGCAACAGACCCTATGTCAATCCAGAAGCATCCTTCCCCCAAAGATTTGGCTGAGAACGGTATAGACAAAATGCGGGAATCCCAGAATAACAACTGTGGAAAGTGGCTGGAGCTTAATTGCGGGTGTTTTCTGGATTTTATAATACACATCAGGTTATAATACACATATATTTTAAGTGGTCCCTCCAatttcgctagggttaggggtggaggatccctgtgaatgtggggaaagcCTCAAATAACAAaactctggccccatacagacaggccaaaataaagctgcttcaggtcactttggagataggctatttaaatgatgcatacgtcctaagagtcctgaagccacaccaaagccatgatccagccctaaggactggagcgcagctttggcgcagcttccggactcttaggacacatgcatcaattaaacagcatacctccaaaagtgacctgaagcagctttattttggcctgtctgtatggggcacTATTTACTTAAGagaatgcctctctaggaatctctaggtcctccagtgcaactctaaggTCAACATCCgccagaatttgaccacagaatcatgatggaggacctacaaatgcctagagaaagtgttttctctaggaacctcttgGTTAACCATCACAGCTCTATGTTCAGCTTCCAGAAGAGTTGCGtcggaggaactagagattcctagagagaacatattactcaaaaccacaaataatcaaacctgctgaagtcaaagctgcaaatgtggaggactggcTGCACTTCCAGATTTGTAAAAGAACACGAACCATTATTGGAGTTTATAGTCCTGAAATGAGAAAACACATATACTTGCGGATTTGGTGATTTTTAACCTTTTATTTTTAGCCATTCGTGTTGCAATAGTTTAGGAAGACCTGTTAGAGTAATACAATTTGGGCTCTTTTGGCAGAATAAAAATAGAGTTGTTCATCCTGTTATTTCTGGTAAGATTTATTATAGCAGAGGCATCggaggatggaaagaaaattctGAATTACCAGTAGAgggcaaaaagggggggaaatggcaaTGGATAAAGGTGAGAGTTACTATGAACCAGGTCTTTGAAAGTGAGGAGAAGCTTTGTATATTTATGATTGATTTGTGTAATTTGGAAATGgtgtgtatattttaatctttaaattaataaaaacatttttttaaattggatcaTGCCTGAGCCTAGTGCTTCTTTGGCATCCCAAGGCAGAGCCTTAAGAAATGCGAGGAAGGAGCATGTACAGAGCATCTTTTTGTTCTGTGGTTCCAGACAGACATCtgggagaggaaggaactgagctTCCAAAGTAAGGCTTCTGTATTCCAGACACGCTTTGAGTCCCAGCACgtttcattttgaaaatgaatAACAGAGAAGGTTACAGCGAGATGAATTAACAATTGATGATAGCCTTTCTTGACAAATATAGACAGTAGGAGTAACTCTGACAAGAGAATGACGCTCAGCATACCCATTTTTTTGCTGGTCGCCTTGTAGGTGTCAAGAATAATAATATTACTTAGAGCTTTATAATATTATTATGTTACATTATTAATGATAACATTATATAGAGCATTATCAAGGCACACTGTGGtttgcagcataaaaaaggaCAGGTATGTGGCCCAAGGGGCTTACGAATTAACATTTAAGGGTTTGATTAATCTAACAATTTACCCTTGCCTAAATGTTTTGCTCTTTCTTTGTCATCTTTCTTGACATAAGGTGCATccgcactgtataaataatgcagtttgactccccactttaactgccatggctctattctacagaatcctgggatttgtgattttgtgaggcacctgcaTTCTTtttcagagaaggctcaagaccttgtaaaactacaaatcccaggattccataggatggagcaacagcacttaaagggatgtcaaacggcattgtttctacagtgtaggtgcaccttaTGTCAAGAAAGATGACAAAGAGGATGAAATTTAGGCAACGCTAAATGATTAGAGTATCGGATCACATAGGTAAATGTTGTGATGCTGTTCTCACAAATGCACTCTCGGATTTACATGCGGCTGAAGAGATCTTTGCTAGGGGTAAACCAAACTAGTGTCATGTTTCTAGTCTTGTAGGGAAACAAAAGTAGGGAAAGTGGACTATCTGTTAGCTAAGGGAAACTGTGCCTCTAATTCTTTGCTGGTCTAACTCCATGGCATAATGCAATTAGAAGGTTTTTAAAGGATGACTCTTCTCTTGAGGAACCTAGGTAAGCCAAAAAGGGTCAAGCCTCCATGGGTCAAATCAGCTGATCTGAGATTATCTaactttctgcttctttttgcattgcTGCTCTCCTCTTCCAGCTGCCTTGTTGCCTCAGGTAAAACAGATGACCTCCTGTTGGCAGGTTGAGTGTCAGTTGACCCACCTCTTATTAGTCTTATAGGGCAAAATACTTTCtcagagtacagttggccctccacatttgtggcattgacttctgtggatttgattattcatggatttgattaatattttctccCTAGGCCCTGCAACTCTCTTATATCATTGTTTGTTAAATTTGCTTTTCAGCTTGCTGAACGCTGCTTTAGAGGGAGGAAAGCACCTTCTTGACAGTGGCAGCACTCATAgtcctccagtttctccacaacaGGTACTCTTACTTTTGAACTTGCTACTGCACTCTGCCTCCAGGGAATTTAGGATGCCACACGTGGTTCTCCTTGTGTGTATCATTAAAACAGCTCTGCAAAATGGATTAGGCTAAAAtagagtaacttgcccaagggtcgTCCCATGAGTTTCTTGGATGAGttctttgcagtttttttctccCTGGCTTTCTTGGCAGGTAAACTGCTGAATGTAAACATCACTGAGATGTTTGTTACCTCTTATCACTGGAGTGGTCCATTAACACTATTACCTCACACACTGAAGTACACTCCACCTGCAGTTTTGCCATttctaaaatactttttaaaaatcaccttccTTTTAGGTCAACTGAAGCATGACGCAAACATAATAGCCTGTTTTCATATGGCCCTCATAAACCTCTCAAGGAAACTAGCAGAGAAATATTAAGCATTTATTCAGTATTATCATGGCATGTGGAGTTTTTGTACAGGCGATTAGTGCATTACGCACAGAATCACACTCTTCTCCACACATGCATATTCCATGATACTTCATAGTGAACTGCAGCTTTTGCCCCTTCTCAAATTTTGTCCACAATTGTGGCACTTAATTTTAATGGTGTAGTAATTGGAAATGTCAGAATAGATTTGATGAGACTAGGTTCAGGTGGCCACTCAACCATAAAGCTTAGTGGGTGAACACAGGCCAATCACCAGCTCTCACGTAACTTAACTCACGGGATGGTTGtaaggaaggagaagggatggCATGGTATAAACGTAGGCCATAATCCTACTTTATACTTGtaagcctaaataccttaaaggcaccagatcctgtctgatcttggaagctaagcaaggtcacccctggttagtacttgaatgggagactgccaaataCCTGGTGCTGTTGGCTACActccagaggaaagaactggcaaaaccacctctgaggattccttgcctacgaaaaccATGTGAAGTTCATggtttcaccataagtcaacgggcgatttgaaggcacattacaCATGCACAAGTGCCATTATGCAAGTGGTTCCATTTTTGTCTCAGAGCTTGTGCAAGGGTAAGATCCTGTTCAGGATTGCATGAACCATGTTActcagaaaagagaaagaacacactTCTCAGGATACTGAAAAGATGGCCTtttatttgtgaagtcgaaggctttcatggccggcatccatagttttttgtgggtttttcgggctagaacatggccacattgcccaaaaaacccacgaaaaactagaCCTTTTATTTGTTCGGAAGCCTCCTGTGTGTCGGCCCTTAGATGCTCCAAAGGCTTTTGCAGATGGGGGAAAGCTATATAAAAAATCCTTGACTGAACCAACCCACCTGtattgtggtctttctcttttcctactgcctttcactttaccCAGTCTTAATTGTCTTTTCCTGCTCTGTAATAACTCTGTTATTACAACCGTAATAACTTCTTTATTACAGCTGTATTATAGTTATTGCAAAAGAATAAACCGCTTTGTGACCCAACTGCCCTCCTGGgaagctgtctgtctgtcttctgcCCACCCTTTTCTGTCGCCTGCTCTTTGTCAGCAGAGGGGCAGAGGGGGCTGGGGAAGGAAGGTTGTGGAAAGCTTATTGTTCCCTTGAAAGCGGAAGCTGTGATCTATCCAGGGAAATGAGCAGGCTTGATCTAAATGAGATTAAATAGGGCTGCTCCTCCCTGGTCCATCTGCTACACTAGAAAGattagtgggtttttaaaataagcatatgTTGAAGGGTCGCACTTATTAGGGTGACTCTTTTGTTTGGCTTCCTTGCCTCTGGGCGATACGCAACAGGGGTCAGATAGCACACTCCCAGGAATGTTGACTCCTTCTCTCATTTTCTCATCAGTATCTCATCTGTATTTGGGAGGCTGGATTCCAACCCAGCTTACCTATCTACCCCACAGGGCTTGCAGATCCTAATCTGGCCCTTGCCTGGAGATTCTGTTCCAGGCAAATACTGCAGTGCAAAACCTGAAATTCCACATGCGGACAGACAGCATTTTGAAAACGGAGATACATTTTGAAAGACTGGCTGTGAAATTCTGCTTTTCCCCACTGAGAGATTAGAATGCATTTATTGCATGTTAAGTCAGGAACAGCTGAAGCTGCTTCACCTGAAGCTAGAAGAGGAGTCTGTCTGGGAGAGTGTTACCTagcattgttatttttattactattatattatatGTACACTATATATTTGTCCTCAGAACTAGGACTCAGCGGAAAAGGTTGAcactaaaatgatttttttctgccAATAACAGTTGAGCGCCTACACCCCCAACATAATTACATATGTAAAACTAAGCAGCATTAATATTAATCATAACAATAATATTAACACTctaatagcctttagggctgaagggtggagtataaataccataataaataaatacaatttaggaatattattttccatgcagaagatGCTGTAGTTGATGGAcccattctgcacaaaattcactaGGCTTTTTGTGTGTACAAAAAACAGAAAGCAGCTTTTCCCCCACAGTTTGTGCTGTTTTCTACATGCAGTAAACACATGCAAAAAACCACATCTGAATTTTACACAGTGTCCCAAACAGCAAATAGTCTTTGAATACTGCAGCATTTTTGAAGACCTATTCTGAATAAGTCTTGAACAGCACAGAATCCATCCTAAAttattttgtgagccaccttgggagaaagataacagattaaataaataaataaaatagtgagGGGGTCACGGGCCAATTTCTCCCTCAAACCCCCTCACAGAAAGCCCAAATACCTCCCTTGTCCTCtgcaatccctctcaaaatggtgactttACTGTGATTTTGAAGAGAACTGTAAGATAATGGTCTTTCTTGGAAGGAAGAATGTGGATTAGAATAGCATTAGTGCCTTCTGCTTCCTCTAATCCTTGGATGAGACTCTGCATTTCTCCATTATGCTAGAAATCTGAATGCCACAGTCACCATCCTGCTCTCATTTCTTCTCCATGGTCCCCAGGCAAACTGAATGTGGATGGATGAACCTACTGGGCCTGGAGGACACAGTCCTTTGGCTGCCACCCGGTGCTTACAAAATGCGCATCACCTTCTGCCAGGGTGTACTTGTGGTCGCCATCGCAGTCAACCTGCTGATCCTCTACTACATCTCGAAGCTTCAGCAGCGCCTCTTGCACCGCCACAGGGACCATGTGAAACCTGGCTCCCGTCAGCCTCTCTACCCTCCCTTGAGGTCAGGCCTGACCATCCTCATCCGGGAATTCGAGGACTTTGAAAATTACATCCCTGACGTGGTGCGTTTTTTTCTGAAACAGAATCCAGAGCTGCCTGTGGTCGTGACGGCTGACCACTTGCCCTACCCCCCCATGGTTCTCCCTAACACTCCCAATGTCCAGGTGGTCCTCCTCAAACCTTCCCCTGACCAGCCTGCCCACATATTCAGACCTGAGACCTACATGAGGACAGAATACGTGGCCCTGGTGCCTGATGGGGTGAAGGCAGACATCATGTCACCCCAATTGGAGCAAATGTTGGAGGAATTTAAGAGCAGCCAAGGTAAGGCTGAGATGGTAGCTGCTCCCCTGCATTCACTGGTTCCCCTTCAGTGCCTGAACCTCAAGGTGAGCCTTAAGGAATGGACGGCTGAGTACATGGCGGCCCCTCCTGCCTCCAGACTCTGTGCGGCCTTAAAGGGGGAGGCCATTGTCCTCCTCCGCACCAGGGACTTCTTCAACCTCTCAGCCCCCTTGGCCAGGCCCTTGCTGACCTCCCTCTTCATCCAGACCTCACTGCGAGGATGGACAGTCCGTGTCCTTGATATTTCCTTCTCACTCCTTCACCAGCCTGTGCTCACGTCCTCCCATAATCAGTGGAAAGCCGACAACCTCGGCAAGGCGAATCGTCTGCAGCTCTTCCGAGACTTCGGCATCAAGCGGGTGATCCTGGAGGATGGAaaggtgcagtggtttgggtgcAGCAAGGAGACACCACGGTGCTTTGGC
It encodes the following:
- the LOC121915895 gene encoding fukutin-related protein isoform X1; translated protein: MPQSPSCSHFFSMVPRQTECGWMNLLGLEDTVLWLPPGAYKMRITFCQGVLVVAIAVNLLILYYISKLQQRLLHRHRDHVKPGSRQPLYPPLRSGLTILIREFEDFENYIPDVVRFFLKQNPELPVVVTADHLPYPPMVLPNTPNVQVVLLKPSPDQPAHIFRPETYMRTEYVALVPDGVKADIMSPQLEQMLEEFKSSQGKAEMVAAPLHSLVPLQCLNLKVSLKEWTAEYMAAPPASRLCAALKGEAIVLLRTRDFFNLSAPLARPLLTSLFIQTSLRGWTVRVLDISFSLLHQPVLTSSHNQWKADNLGKANRLQLFRDFGIKRVILEDGKVQWFGCSKETPRCFGTIHDDTPEYLYLNRWTPPCCLRALRETAKYVINILEMSGVRYWLEGGTLLGAARYQDIIPWDYDVDLGIYLEDIPNCELLRNAESGSIVDEKGFVWEKAIEGDFYRVQYSEHNHLHVDLWPFYPKNGLMTKDTWMDHRQDIEFPEHFLKPLVPIPFAGFLALAPNDYRSFLELKFGEGVIEKPEYPNPAMKRMEKGS
- the LOC121915895 gene encoding fukutin-related protein isoform X2, whose protein sequence is MNLLGLEDTVLWLPPGAYKMRITFCQGVLVVAIAVNLLILYYISKLQQRLLHRHRDHVKPGSRQPLYPPLRSGLTILIREFEDFENYIPDVVRFFLKQNPELPVVVTADHLPYPPMVLPNTPNVQVVLLKPSPDQPAHIFRPETYMRTEYVALVPDGVKADIMSPQLEQMLEEFKSSQGKAEMVAAPLHSLVPLQCLNLKVSLKEWTAEYMAAPPASRLCAALKGEAIVLLRTRDFFNLSAPLARPLLTSLFIQTSLRGWTVRVLDISFSLLHQPVLTSSHNQWKADNLGKANRLQLFRDFGIKRVILEDGKVQWFGCSKETPRCFGTIHDDTPEYLYLNRWTPPCCLRALRETAKYVINILEMSGVRYWLEGGTLLGAARYQDIIPWDYDVDLGIYLEDIPNCELLRNAESGSIVDEKGFVWEKAIEGDFYRVQYSEHNHLHVDLWPFYPKNGLMTKDTWMDHRQDIEFPEHFLKPLVPIPFAGFLALAPNDYRSFLELKFGEGVIEKPEYPNPAMKRMEKGS